A genomic segment from Lignipirellula cremea encodes:
- a CDS encoding phage holin family protein, protein MARQKEMNGAGNGQNVASFTRGAGELAHDVIELGELQVNLLRADVSEALERSTLPAIVVAIGLVAAASCAPAIVLSVGFALAEFTPLSVAGGLAIASVSVFVLSMAAAGLAAWRMKSSFAVFHRSMDEFSRNVRWIKAVLRHGGAASPTRLSR, encoded by the coding sequence ATGGCTCGTCAAAAGGAGATGAATGGCGCCGGAAACGGACAGAACGTCGCCAGCTTCACCCGAGGCGCCGGCGAACTGGCCCATGATGTGATTGAACTGGGAGAGCTCCAGGTCAATCTGTTGCGGGCGGATGTCTCCGAAGCCCTTGAAAGATCGACCCTGCCGGCGATTGTCGTCGCCATTGGTCTGGTCGCCGCAGCCAGCTGTGCGCCAGCGATCGTGTTGAGTGTCGGTTTCGCCCTGGCGGAGTTCACTCCGCTGTCGGTGGCAGGCGGTTTGGCGATCGCTTCCGTGAGCGTGTTCGTGCTGTCGATGGCAGCCGCCGGTTTGGCAGCCTGGCGCATGAAGAGTAGCTTTGCCGTCTTTCATCGTTCGATGGATGAGTTCAGCCGGAATGTCCGCTGGATCAAAGCGGTCCTGCGACACGGTGGAGCCGCTTCGCCAACACGGCTATCCCGTTAG
- a CDS encoding CsbD family protein, translating into MVSQETLLGRWSEIKGKLQERWGELTNDPGLQFEGDVNRLVGHIHVKTGETREQIESYLDELVNQGSDMASRAYNRVSEAAVTASKRSQEAADAVNQAVHDGYQQTEAVVRKHPMEALAVCFGVGLITGVVVGLATLGSGRR; encoded by the coding sequence ATGGTTAGCCAAGAAACTCTGCTGGGACGCTGGTCCGAAATCAAAGGCAAACTGCAGGAACGCTGGGGCGAACTGACGAACGATCCGGGTCTGCAGTTCGAAGGCGACGTCAATCGCCTGGTCGGACATATCCATGTGAAAACGGGCGAAACCCGCGAACAGATCGAATCCTATCTCGACGAACTCGTAAACCAGGGAAGCGACATGGCCAGCCGCGCCTACAACCGCGTATCGGAAGCAGCCGTCACCGCCAGCAAACGCTCGCAGGAAGCGGCCGACGCCGTGAATCAGGCCGTCCATGATGGCTACCAGCAGACCGAAGCGGTCGTGCGGAAGCACCCGATGGAAGCGCTCGCCGTCTGCTTTGGCGTTGGCCTGATTACCGGCGTGGTAGTCGGTCTGGCGACGCTCGGATCGGGCCGCCGATAA